From a single Phocoena sinus isolate mPhoSin1 chromosome 1, mPhoSin1.pri, whole genome shotgun sequence genomic region:
- the SZRD1 gene encoding SUZ domain-containing protein 1 isoform X3, translated as MLSEVTVFRYLEIDRRLEKKLKITQKESRKSKSPPKVPIVIQDDSLPTGPPPQIRILKRPTSNGVVSSPNSTSRPALPVKSLAQREAEYAEARKRILGSASPEEEQEKPILDRPTRISQPEDSRQPNNVIRQPLGPDGSQGFKQRR; from the exons gaaATAGACAGACGGttggaaaaaaaactgaagatcACACAAAAGGAGAG CAGGAAATCCAAATCTCCTCCCAAAGTGCCCATTGTGATTCAGGACGATAGCCTTCCCACGGGGCCCCCTCCACAGATTCGCATCCTCAAGAGGCCCACCAGCAACGGTGTGGTCAGCAGCCCCAACtccaccagcaggccagcccTTCCCGTCAAGTCCCTAGCACAGCGGGAGGCAGAGTACGCGGAGGCCCGGAAGCGGATCCTGGGCAGTGCCAGCCCCGAGGAGGAGCAAGAGAAACCCATCCTCGACCG GCCAACCAGGATCTCCCAACCTGAAGACAGCAGGCAGCCTAACAATGTGATCAGACAGCCTTTGGGTCCTGATGGATCACAAGGCTTCAAACAACGCAGATAA